One Hippocampus zosterae strain Florida chromosome 21, ASM2543408v3, whole genome shotgun sequence genomic region harbors:
- the kdm7aa gene encoding lysine-specific demethylase 7A isoform X2 has protein sequence MAATPLYCVCRQPYDVSRFMIECDICKDWFHGSCVHVEEHHAVDIDVYHCPNCDVRHGPSLMKRRNNWHRHDYTEPDDGAKPVQAGTPVFVKELQSRTFSSCEEVVMRMRGEQVTPKYLERSGFRHPIAVTEMEGLGLKLPPPTFGVRDVEQYVGGDKVIDVIDVARQADTKMKLSQFIKYFTGPHRPKVLNLISLEFSDTKMSKLVEVPDVAQKMSWVENYWPDDSFFPKPFVQKYCLMGVKDSYTDFHIDFGGTSVWYHVLWGEKVFYLIRPTPANLALYEAWSSSPNQSEVFFGDKVDKCYKCVVPQGTTLLIPTGWIHAVLTSQDCMAFGGNFLHNLNIGMQLRCYEMERRLKTPDLFKFPYFEAICWYVGKNLLETLKELREDTCPPPTYLTEGVKALICALKTWLKREVTQPNSEVPDNIRPNHLIKELTKEMRHLEEEPSNGGGGVGVKPLKSQGSVCGGGGGSNGCPSTRATLERLCQARQARRAARRLREQQQQRQTPRTSSNLDILERHTREVLRRLEVGPLEEDPAFCAKVRGKLNKASTASAAAAAESLEENHLRLMLVNGRIIRDMRRPAACPVKTESERHVTAGANKSADIKSHRINRGLHTDAHKIIDVERVKTELREEVSDVHMCTSDVDSDSDAPTQLKVSPLSSSSDEDSEEEEQRQKGHTIELDQSRQKPLKRERPTSPSTEEAIQGMLSMAGLLCPAKPEKAASPQEPWWSSGPAEQRGPAPHQQGVASPMDSQGNSREAWDNQGLPSPEHHYQYCDPNMSPPLHPSKRHASNPPPVSNQATKGKRPKKGMATAKQRLGKILKINRHSRVFV, from the exons ATGGCGGCCACCCCGCTGTACTGTGTCTGCCGGCAGCCCTATGACGTGAGCCGGTTTATGATCGAGTGCGACATCTGCAAGGACTGGTTCCACGGCAG CTGTGTGCACGTGGAGGAGCACCATGCTGTTGATATTGACGTTTACCACTGTCCGAACTGTGACGTCCGACACGGACCCTCCCTGA TGAAAAGGCGAAACAACTGGCACCGCCACGATTACACGGAGCCCGACGACGGAGCCAAGCCCGTGCAAGCCGGCACCCCCGTGTTTGTCAAGGAGCTGCAGAGCAGGACCTTCTCCAG CTGCGAGGAGGTGGTGATGCGCATGCGCGGCGAGCAGGTGACGCCCAAGTACCTGGAGCGCTCGGGCTTCCGCCACCCCATCGCCGTCACCGAGATGGAAGGCCTGGGCCTCAAGCTGCCGCCTCCCACCTTCGGCGTGCGAGACGTGGAGCAGTACGTGG GCGGCGACAAAGTGATCGACGTGATCGACGTCGCGCGACAAGCCGACACCAAGATGAAGCTCAGCCAGTTCATCAAGTATTTCACCGGCCCGCATCGCCCCAAAGTGCTCAACCTCATCAGCCTGGAGTTCTCCGACACCAA GATGTCCAAGCTGGTGGAGGTGCCCGACGTTGCTCAAAAGATGTCCTGGGTGGAGAACTACTGGCCGGACGACTCGTTCTTCCCCAAGCCCTTCGTGCAGAAGTACTGCCTGATGGGCGTCAAGGACAGCTACACCGACTTCCACATCGACTTTGGCGGCACCTCCGTGTGGTACCACGTCCTCTGG GGCGAGAAGGTCTTCTACCTGATCAGGCCCACGCCTGCCAACCTGGCGCTCTACGAGGCCTGGAGCTCCTCGCCCAATCAGAGCGAGGTCTTTTTCGGGGACAAAGTGGACAAGTGTTACAAGTGCGTGGTGCCTCAGGGAACCACGCTGCTCATCCCCACAG GCTGGATTCACGCTGTCCTGACCTCTCAGGATTGCATGGCGTTTGGCGGCAACTTCCTGCACAACCTCAACATTGGCATGCAGCTCAG GTGTTACGAAATGGAGCGCCGTCTGAAAACGCCCGACCTCTTCAAGTTCCCTTACTTTGAGGCCATCTGTTGGTATGTGGGCAAGAATCTTCTGGAAACTCTCAAAG AACTCCGAGAAGACACCTGTCCACCTCCGACGTACCTCACGGAGGGCGTGAAGGCTTTAATCTGTGCACTCAAGACATGGTTGAAGAGAGAG GTGACTCAGCCCAACAGCGAGGTCCCCGACAACATCAGGCCAAATCATCTCATCAAAGAGCTCACCAAGGAAATGCGACACCTGGAG GAGGAACCGAGCAACGGAGGAGGGGGCGTTGGCGTCAAGCCCCTCAAATCTCAGGGAAGCGTCTGCGGGGGCGGCGGAGGATCCAACGGGTGCCCGTCCACTCGCGCCACCCTAGAGCGTCTGTGCCAAGCGCGGCAAGCGAGGCGGGCCGCCCGCCGCCTgcgggagcagcaacagcagcggcAGACGCCCCGGACGTCGTCCAACCTGGACATCCTGGAGAGACACACCAGGGAGGTGCTGAGGAGGCTGGAGGTGGGCCCCTTGGAGGAG GATCCGGCGTTCTGCGCCAAGGTGCGGGGAAAGCTCAACAAGGCGTCGACGGcctcggccgccgccgccgcagaaTCCCTGGAGGAGAACCACCTCAGACTCATGCTGGTCAACGGCAGGATCATACG GGATATGAGGCGGCCCGCGGCGTGCCCGGTCAAAACGGAGTCCGAGAGGCATGTCACCGCCGGCGCCAACAAAAGCGCTGACATCAAGTCACACCGGATCAATCGGGGACTACACACCGACGCCCACAAAATTATCG ATGTGGAAAGAGTGAAGACTGAACTCAGGGAAGAAGTGTCCGATGTACACATGTGTACATCGGATGTGGATTCGGACAGCGACGCCCCCACACAG CTCAAAGTGTCGCCGCTGTCGTCCTCTTCCGACGAGGActctgaggaagaggagcaaaGGCAGAAAGGACACACCATCGAGCTGGACCAATCTCGCCAGAAACCACTCAAACG AGAACGTCCTACCTCACCCAGCACGGAAGAAGCCATTCAGGGGATGTTGTCCATGGCCGGCCTGCTGTGCCCCGCCAAGCCGGAGAAGGCAGCATCGCCCCAAGAACCGTGGTGGTCCTCCGGCCCGGCGGAGCAGCGGGGCCCGGCGCCCCACCAGCAGGGAGTCGCCAGCCCCATGGACAGCCAAGGCAACAGCAGAGAGGCCTGGGACAATCAGGGCCTGCCCAGCCCAGAGCACCATTACCAGTACTGTGACCCCAACATGTCGCCGCCCCTGCACCCCTCCAAGAGGCACGCCTCCAACCCCCCGCCCGTCAGCAATCAAGCCACAAAAG GCAAACGTCCCAAAAAAGGCATGGCCACCGCCAAGCAGAGACTCGGCAAGATTTTGAAAATCAACAGACACAGTCGTGTTTTTGTCTAA
- the kdm7aa gene encoding lysine-specific demethylase 7A isoform X1: MAATPLYCVCRQPYDVSRFMIECDICKDWFHGSCVHVEEHHAVDIDVYHCPNCDVRHGPSLMKRRNNWHRHDYTEPDDGAKPVQAGTPVFVKELQSRTFSSCEEVVMRMRGEQVTPKYLERSGFRHPIAVTEMEGLGLKLPPPTFGVRDVEQYVGGDKVIDVIDVARQADTKMKLSQFIKYFTGPHRPKVLNLISLEFSDTKMSKLVEVPDVAQKMSWVENYWPDDSFFPKPFVQKYCLMGVKDSYTDFHIDFGGTSVWYHVLWGEKVFYLIRPTPANLALYEAWSSSPNQSEVFFGDKVDKCYKCVVPQGTTLLIPTGWIHAVLTSQDCMAFGGNFLHNLNIGMQLRCYEMERRLKTPDLFKFPYFEAICWYVGKNLLETLKELREDTCPPPTYLTEGVKALICALKTWLKREVTQPNSEVPDNIRPNHLIKELTKEMRHLEEEPSNGGGGVGVKPLKSQGSVCGGGGGSNGCPSTRATLERLCQARQARRAARRLREQQQQRQTPRTSSNLDILERHTREVLRRLEVGPLEEDPAFCAKVRGKLNKASTASAAAAAESLEENHLRLMLVNGRIIRDMRRPAACPVKTESERHVTAGANKSADIKSHRINRGLHTDAHKIIADVERVKTELREEVSDVHMCTSDVDSDSDAPTQLKVSPLSSSSDEDSEEEEQRQKGHTIELDQSRQKPLKRERPTSPSTEEAIQGMLSMAGLLCPAKPEKAASPQEPWWSSGPAEQRGPAPHQQGVASPMDSQGNSREAWDNQGLPSPEHHYQYCDPNMSPPLHPSKRHASNPPPVSNQATKGKRPKKGMATAKQRLGKILKINRHSRVFV, encoded by the exons ATGGCGGCCACCCCGCTGTACTGTGTCTGCCGGCAGCCCTATGACGTGAGCCGGTTTATGATCGAGTGCGACATCTGCAAGGACTGGTTCCACGGCAG CTGTGTGCACGTGGAGGAGCACCATGCTGTTGATATTGACGTTTACCACTGTCCGAACTGTGACGTCCGACACGGACCCTCCCTGA TGAAAAGGCGAAACAACTGGCACCGCCACGATTACACGGAGCCCGACGACGGAGCCAAGCCCGTGCAAGCCGGCACCCCCGTGTTTGTCAAGGAGCTGCAGAGCAGGACCTTCTCCAG CTGCGAGGAGGTGGTGATGCGCATGCGCGGCGAGCAGGTGACGCCCAAGTACCTGGAGCGCTCGGGCTTCCGCCACCCCATCGCCGTCACCGAGATGGAAGGCCTGGGCCTCAAGCTGCCGCCTCCCACCTTCGGCGTGCGAGACGTGGAGCAGTACGTGG GCGGCGACAAAGTGATCGACGTGATCGACGTCGCGCGACAAGCCGACACCAAGATGAAGCTCAGCCAGTTCATCAAGTATTTCACCGGCCCGCATCGCCCCAAAGTGCTCAACCTCATCAGCCTGGAGTTCTCCGACACCAA GATGTCCAAGCTGGTGGAGGTGCCCGACGTTGCTCAAAAGATGTCCTGGGTGGAGAACTACTGGCCGGACGACTCGTTCTTCCCCAAGCCCTTCGTGCAGAAGTACTGCCTGATGGGCGTCAAGGACAGCTACACCGACTTCCACATCGACTTTGGCGGCACCTCCGTGTGGTACCACGTCCTCTGG GGCGAGAAGGTCTTCTACCTGATCAGGCCCACGCCTGCCAACCTGGCGCTCTACGAGGCCTGGAGCTCCTCGCCCAATCAGAGCGAGGTCTTTTTCGGGGACAAAGTGGACAAGTGTTACAAGTGCGTGGTGCCTCAGGGAACCACGCTGCTCATCCCCACAG GCTGGATTCACGCTGTCCTGACCTCTCAGGATTGCATGGCGTTTGGCGGCAACTTCCTGCACAACCTCAACATTGGCATGCAGCTCAG GTGTTACGAAATGGAGCGCCGTCTGAAAACGCCCGACCTCTTCAAGTTCCCTTACTTTGAGGCCATCTGTTGGTATGTGGGCAAGAATCTTCTGGAAACTCTCAAAG AACTCCGAGAAGACACCTGTCCACCTCCGACGTACCTCACGGAGGGCGTGAAGGCTTTAATCTGTGCACTCAAGACATGGTTGAAGAGAGAG GTGACTCAGCCCAACAGCGAGGTCCCCGACAACATCAGGCCAAATCATCTCATCAAAGAGCTCACCAAGGAAATGCGACACCTGGAG GAGGAACCGAGCAACGGAGGAGGGGGCGTTGGCGTCAAGCCCCTCAAATCTCAGGGAAGCGTCTGCGGGGGCGGCGGAGGATCCAACGGGTGCCCGTCCACTCGCGCCACCCTAGAGCGTCTGTGCCAAGCGCGGCAAGCGAGGCGGGCCGCCCGCCGCCTgcgggagcagcaacagcagcggcAGACGCCCCGGACGTCGTCCAACCTGGACATCCTGGAGAGACACACCAGGGAGGTGCTGAGGAGGCTGGAGGTGGGCCCCTTGGAGGAG GATCCGGCGTTCTGCGCCAAGGTGCGGGGAAAGCTCAACAAGGCGTCGACGGcctcggccgccgccgccgcagaaTCCCTGGAGGAGAACCACCTCAGACTCATGCTGGTCAACGGCAGGATCATACG GGATATGAGGCGGCCCGCGGCGTGCCCGGTCAAAACGGAGTCCGAGAGGCATGTCACCGCCGGCGCCAACAAAAGCGCTGACATCAAGTCACACCGGATCAATCGGGGACTACACACCGACGCCCACAAAATTATCG caGATGTGGAAAGAGTGAAGACTGAACTCAGGGAAGAAGTGTCCGATGTACACATGTGTACATCGGATGTGGATTCGGACAGCGACGCCCCCACACAG CTCAAAGTGTCGCCGCTGTCGTCCTCTTCCGACGAGGActctgaggaagaggagcaaaGGCAGAAAGGACACACCATCGAGCTGGACCAATCTCGCCAGAAACCACTCAAACG AGAACGTCCTACCTCACCCAGCACGGAAGAAGCCATTCAGGGGATGTTGTCCATGGCCGGCCTGCTGTGCCCCGCCAAGCCGGAGAAGGCAGCATCGCCCCAAGAACCGTGGTGGTCCTCCGGCCCGGCGGAGCAGCGGGGCCCGGCGCCCCACCAGCAGGGAGTCGCCAGCCCCATGGACAGCCAAGGCAACAGCAGAGAGGCCTGGGACAATCAGGGCCTGCCCAGCCCAGAGCACCATTACCAGTACTGTGACCCCAACATGTCGCCGCCCCTGCACCCCTCCAAGAGGCACGCCTCCAACCCCCCGCCCGTCAGCAATCAAGCCACAAAAG GCAAACGTCCCAAAAAAGGCATGGCCACCGCCAAGCAGAGACTCGGCAAGATTTTGAAAATCAACAGACACAGTCGTGTTTTTGTCTAA
- the ndufb2 gene encoding NADH dehydrogenase [ubiquinone] 1 beta subcomplex subunit 2, mitochondrial, translating to MSSFGRMLGVLRGGTRLIRRGPQRIMTRKAGGGPHIEPQYRQYPQLTRNQKFQSELISGAMWFWILWHLWHDPDAVLGHFPWPDASEWTDEELGIPADDEE from the exons ATGTCTTCTTTCGGGAGGATGTTGGGCGTCCTCCGGGGTGGGACTCGGCTTATTAGACGTGGTCCACAAAGGATAATGACGAGAAA GGCAGGCGGTGGGCCTCACATCGAGCCGCAGTATAGGCAATATCCTCAACTCACCAGGAACCAGAAGTTCCAGTCGGAGTTGATCAGCGGTGCCATGTGGTTCTGGATCCTCTGGCACTTGTGGCACGACCCGGATGCGGTCCTG GGTCATTTTCCTTGGCCTGATGCTTCAGAGTGGACAGATGAGGAGCTTGGAATTCCAGCGGACGACGAAGAATAA
- the LOC127593806 gene encoding dnaJ homolog subfamily B member 9-like, which yields MATVQFMLLLAFHILLISEFILAKKDYYDILGVPRDASERQIKKAFHKLALKYHPDRNKGSDAEARFRDIAEAYETLSDDKRRREYDQFGQGAGPHGGSGGASGNFNFRQHYRSFNVDDIFKDFDFFGRHQHFHSHHQAHKKRFFHQAAGNQQRGPFGGREGEGGLFDDMFEDLEKMFSFNAHTTRSDGGFQRSAKQHCRTVTQRRGNMVTTFTDCS from the exons ATGGCCAcggtgcagttcatgttgcTGCTCGCCTTTCACATCTTGCTCATCTCCGAGTTCATATTGGCCAAGAAGGACTACTACGACATCCTGGGGGTGCCCAGAGATGCCTCGGAGCGCCAGATCAAGAAGGCCTTCCATAAGCTGGCTCTCAAGTACCACCCGGACCGAAACAAGGGCTCGGATGCCGAGGCCAGGTTCAGAGATATAGCCGAGG CATACGAGACACTATCGGACGACAAGAGACGTCGGGAGTACGACCAGTTCGGCCAAGGCGCGGGGCCGCACGGCGGCAGCGGAGGAGCAAGTGGCAACTTCAACTTCCGGCAGCACTACCGGTCGTTCAACGTTGACGACATCTTCAAGGACTTTGACTTTTTCGGCAGGCACCAACACTTCCACTCCCATCATCAAGCCCACAAGAAGAGGTTCTTCCACCAGGCCGCTGGAAACCAACAGCGAGGGCCCTtcggaggaagagaaggagaagGGGGACTGTTTGATGACATGTTTGAGGACTTGGAGAAGATGTTTTCCTTTAACGCGCACACTACCAGAAGTGACGGCGGATTCCAGCGCTCAGCCAAGCAGCACTGCAGGACAGTGACGCAGAGGAGGGGCAACATGGTGACCACCTTCACCGACTGCTCCTGA
- the pnpla8 gene encoding calcium-independent phospholipase A2-gamma, whose translation MSRIRTTLDSVTKAVGSTELISKFSRLKPGNAVVNGAHAEKVLVTTKDPDVSLPHEANVGDAGGEKCVAEDDKKEAQVAENPFVAAKGSSAAFEASPPVSSLKHRAQLFHTTNMDETYKTLAQHINSYFGMDTHAEEGEGKRQQSSEPFPPRSGNHFPVLSPAAASKTVDAAPAPPPSEDLSRPEAKPPFDSTTTESTDPSVAVLASSPKKGFTHYLSYPRPSVQAFVGNYITPLVPKFRGDVKSVEKDKLPAASVVEASVEDVESKDQKADDAKQQQRLAQREKIIARMSVDNRTRVLVKGLQRVNDIQLLTSRVEELNCHLLEFPETRGVAIKAKAIPCLLRLRQATDLNFQAAVRESLALVGYTDPVKGRGIRVLAIDGGGTRGLLALQTLLKLENLTGKRVHQLFDYICGVSTGAILAFMLGILQMPIEECEEMYRKLGSDVFKQNVIVGAVKMGWSHAFYDSEIWENILKERMGEGCMIESARDPNCPKVSAVSTLVNRGLPLKAFVFRNYRLMPGVRSHYLGDCKYKMWQAIRASSAAPGYFQEYILGKDLHQDGGLLINNPTALAIHECKCLWPNTPLQCVLSLGTGRHEVAGKNGTTYTSLKAKLTNVISSATDTEEVHTMLDALLPPDTYFRFNPHMSEDVPLNESRVDKLNFLMGEGERYLERNDAKLRKAAGVLTREKSCIQRLGEWAKLKADMYEGPPFTSKL comes from the exons ATGTCGCGGATCAGAACCACACTGGACAGCGTCACCAAGGCAGTAGGAAGCACCGAGCTCATCTCCAAATTCTCCCGCCTCAAGCCGGGCAACGCTGTGGTGAACGGCGCCCATGCTGAAAAGGTTCTGGTCACAACGAAGGACCCGGATGTCTCGCTGCCACACGAAGCCAACGTAGGAGATGCAGGCGGCGAGAAATGTGTCGCAGAAGATGACAAGAAAGAAGCACAAGTTGCAGAAAACCCCTTTGTCGCTGCCAAGGGTTCCAGTGCCGCTTTTGAGGCGTCTCCCCCCGTCTCGTCCTTAAAGCATAGAGCGCAGCTCTTCCATAcaaccaacatggacgagacATACAAGACTTTAGCCCAGCACATCAACAGTTACTTTGGCATGGACACGCATGCGGAGGAAGGCGAAGGCAAGCGCCAGCAATCCAGTGAGCCTTTCCCTCCCAGAAGTGGCAACCATTTCCCAGTTTTGTCTCCAGCGGCAGCGTCCAAGACCGTCGATGCAGCTCCTGCCCCACCTCCATCTGAAGACCTCAGTCGCCCAGAAGCTAAACCTCCATTTGACTCCACCACAACAGAAAGCACAGATCCATCTGTTGCGGTTTTAGCCAGCTCCCCCAAAAAAGGCTTCACCCACTATCTGTCTTACCCTCGTCCAAGTGTTCAAGCTTTTGTGGGGAATTACATCACTCCGCTGGTGCCCAAATTCCGAGGGGATGTCAAAAGTGTCGAGAAAGACAAGCTCCCAGCTGCCAGTGTAGTGGAGGCTTCTGTGGAGGATGTGGAGAGTAAAGATCAGAAGGCTGATGATGCCAAACAGCAGCAACGTTTGGCTCAAAGGGAGAAG ATAATAGCCAGGATGAGTGTCGACAACAGAACCAGAGTGCTTGTGAAAGGCCTACAGAGAGTTAACGACATCCAGCTCCTCACTAGTCGTGTGGAGGAACTCAACTGTCACCTGCTGGAGTTCCCCGAGACCCGTGGCGTGGCCATCAAG GCGAAAGCTATTCCATGCTTGCTGCGTTTGCGTCAGGCCACAGACCTCAATTTCCAGGCTGCTGTGAGAGAGTCACTGGCTCTGGTCGGCTATACAGATCCGGTGAAAGGCAGAGGAATCCGAGTCCTGGCCATAGATGGAGGGGGGACAAG AGGACTACTGGCTCTGCAGACCCTCCTCAAACTGGAGAACCTGACGGGAAAACGAGTCCACCAGCTTTTTGACTATATCTGTGGAGTCAGCACGG GTGCTATCCTGGCTTTCATGCTGGGGATTCTTCAGATGCCTATCGAAGAATGCGAGGAGATGTACAGGAAATTGGGCTCGGACGTCTTCAAGCAGAACGTCATCGTCGGGGCCGTCAAGATGGGCTGGAGCCACGCTTTCTACGACAGTGAAATCTGGGAAAACATCCTCAA GGAACGTATGGGTGAAGGCTGCATGATAGAAAGTGCCAGAGATCCAAACTGTCCCAAA GTGTCAGCGGTAAGCACGCTGGTGAACCGGGGCCTGCCTCTGAAGGCCTTTGTGTTCAGGAACTACCGGCTCATGCCAGGAGTGAGGTCACACTACCTTGGAGActgcaaatacaaaatgtggCAAGCCATCAGAGCGTCTTCTGCAGCGCCAGGCTACTTCCAGGAATACATCCTCGGGAAAGATCTCCATCAG GATGGAGGCCTCCTGATCAACAACCCCACGGCGTTGGCCATCCACGAGTGTAAATGCCTGTGGCCGAACACGCCGCTGCAGTGCGTGCTCTCTCTGGGTACCGGGCGCCACGAGGTAGCGGGAAAGAACGGCACCACCTACACCAGCCTCAAAGCCAAGCTCACCAACGTCATCAGTAGCGCCACAGATACGGAAG AAGTGCACACCATGCTGGACGCCCTCCTGCCTCCGGACACCTACTTCCGCTTCAACCCTCACATGAGCGAGGACGTGCCGCTGAACGAGAGCCGCGTGGACAAGCTGAATTTCCTCATGGGCGAGGGCGAGCGCTACCTGGAGCGCAACGACGCCAAACTGCGCAAGGCGGCCGGCGTGCTGACTCGGGAGAAAAGCTGCATCCAGAGACTGGGCGAGTGGGCCAAGCTCAAGGCGGACATGTACGAGGGTCCCCCTTTTACCTCCAAACTCTAA